The proteins below come from a single Arthrobacter sp. B1I2 genomic window:
- a CDS encoding RDD family protein: MVDRKDIGSWLSGPDTSGISKYPGERLGLPESGPGSIARAGRRIAAICIDWGIALLISNFAFGGDSWATLAVFAVEQILLVGTLGYSIGHRVMGIAVVKPGGGTPGPLAALVRAVLLCLVVPAVIFDPDQRGLHDKAMNTLLVRR, translated from the coding sequence GTGGTAGATCGCAAAGATATTGGGTCCTGGCTCAGCGGACCGGACACCTCCGGCATCTCCAAGTATCCGGGGGAGCGCCTGGGCCTGCCGGAGTCCGGACCGGGCTCCATTGCCCGGGCGGGCCGGCGCATCGCGGCCATATGCATCGATTGGGGGATCGCACTGCTGATCAGCAACTTCGCGTTCGGCGGCGACTCCTGGGCCACGTTGGCGGTCTTCGCAGTGGAGCAGATCCTGCTGGTGGGGACCCTGGGATACAGTATTGGCCACCGCGTTATGGGCATCGCCGTGGTGAAGCCCGGTGGCGGCACGCCGGGACCGCTCGCGGCCCTGGTGAGGGCCGTGCTGCTCTGCCTGGTGGTGCCCGCCGTGATCTTCGATCCGGACCAGCGCGGCCTTCACGACAAGGCCATGAACACCCTCCTCGTCCGCCGCTGA
- a CDS encoding GNAT family N-acetyltransferase, with amino-acid sequence MATRNEGWVWLIPLRDLDPDARAIQLGAIANMSLVPGQDRFVGDPLRMALAGLAEESRRPYVVEAGGNAVGMLTLQEGAAGLAGWPDDQSAWLLRGFLVDREHQGRGLGTLAAAAAVEAARKLTARHQSGESGVVLSVNQENSAGLSAYRRAGFIDSGPYLGGSAGPQRTMFRSFSAKASA; translated from the coding sequence ATGGCCACTAGGAATGAAGGGTGGGTCTGGCTCATTCCGCTGCGCGACCTGGACCCCGACGCCCGCGCCATCCAGCTCGGCGCCATCGCAAACATGTCGCTGGTGCCTGGCCAGGATCGTTTTGTGGGCGACCCGCTGCGGATGGCCCTCGCAGGACTGGCAGAAGAATCGCGTCGGCCGTACGTGGTCGAAGCGGGAGGCAACGCCGTTGGCATGTTGACCCTGCAGGAGGGCGCGGCAGGGCTTGCCGGCTGGCCTGACGACCAGTCAGCCTGGCTGTTGCGCGGGTTCCTCGTCGACCGGGAGCACCAGGGCAGGGGGCTGGGCACCCTCGCGGCTGCCGCCGCCGTGGAAGCAGCGCGCAAGCTGACCGCGCGGCACCAAAGTGGCGAGTCCGGCGTCGTACTGTCCGTCAACCAGGAAAACTCTGCCGGCCTGTCCGCCTACCGCCGAGCGGGTTTCATCGATTCGGGGCCTTATCTTGGCGGCTCCGCCGGTCCGCAGCGGACCATGTTCCGCAGCTTCTCCGCCAAGGCGTCGGCGTAA
- the glnA gene encoding type I glutamate--ammonia ligase: MFKTADEVLKFIKDEDVKFVDIRFTDLPGVQQHFNVPAKSVDADFFVNGQLFDGSSIRGFQGIAESDMQLIPDVTTAFLDTFRMEKTLALNFSIVNPRTGDPYHRDPRGVAEKAEAYLASTGIADTAFFAPEAEFFVFDNVQYQSSPQGSFYKIDSEEAHWNTGREEEGGNLGYKTPVKGGYFPVSPTDKQADLRDAMCVALDEAGLEVERSHHEVGSAGQAEINYKFTTLTHAADDLQKFKYVIKNTADAWGKSVTFMPKPVFGDNGSGMHCHQSLWNGGEPLFYDEKGYAGLSDTARWYIGGLLTHSSAVLAFTNPTVNSYRRLVKGFEAPVNMVYSQGNRSAGIRIPITGSNPKAKRIEFRAPDPSSNPYLAFAAQLMAGIDGIRNRIEPPAPIDKDLYELPAEEAKDIPKAPGTLEEALEALREDNEFLQAGGVFTQDLIDTWIEYKYENEIRPLSLRPNPYEFELYYGV; encoded by the coding sequence ATGTTCAAGACTGCGGACGAAGTCCTCAAGTTCATCAAGGACGAAGATGTAAAGTTCGTCGATATCCGCTTCACCGATCTTCCGGGCGTCCAGCAGCACTTCAACGTCCCCGCCAAGAGTGTTGACGCTGATTTCTTCGTCAACGGCCAGCTCTTCGACGGTTCCTCCATCCGTGGCTTCCAGGGCATCGCAGAGTCTGACATGCAGCTGATCCCGGACGTCACCACCGCGTTCCTGGACACCTTCCGCATGGAGAAGACCCTCGCGCTGAACTTCTCGATCGTCAACCCCCGCACGGGTGACCCCTACCACCGCGACCCCCGCGGCGTGGCCGAGAAGGCCGAAGCCTACCTGGCCTCCACGGGCATCGCCGACACCGCGTTCTTCGCTCCCGAAGCCGAGTTCTTCGTGTTCGACAACGTCCAGTACCAGTCCTCCCCGCAGGGCAGCTTCTACAAGATCGACTCCGAGGAAGCGCACTGGAACACCGGGCGCGAGGAAGAAGGCGGCAACCTGGGCTACAAGACCCCCGTCAAGGGCGGTTACTTCCCGGTCTCCCCCACCGACAAGCAGGCTGACCTGCGCGACGCCATGTGTGTTGCCCTGGACGAAGCCGGCCTCGAGGTCGAACGCAGCCACCACGAAGTTGGATCCGCCGGCCAGGCCGAGATCAACTACAAGTTCACCACCCTGACCCACGCTGCCGATGACCTGCAGAAGTTCAAGTACGTCATCAAGAACACCGCTGACGCCTGGGGCAAGTCCGTGACCTTCATGCCCAAGCCGGTCTTCGGCGACAACGGCTCCGGCATGCACTGCCACCAGTCGCTGTGGAATGGCGGCGAGCCGCTGTTCTACGACGAGAAGGGCTACGCCGGCCTGTCCGACACCGCCCGTTGGTACATCGGCGGCCTGCTCACGCACTCTTCCGCCGTCCTGGCCTTCACCAACCCCACGGTGAACTCCTACCGCCGCCTGGTCAAGGGCTTCGAAGCTCCGGTCAACATGGTTTACTCGCAGGGCAACCGCTCCGCCGGTATCCGCATCCCCATCACCGGTTCCAACCCGAAGGCCAAGCGCATTGAATTCCGCGCTCCGGACCCCTCCTCCAACCCGTACCTGGCGTTCGCTGCCCAACTGATGGCCGGCATCGACGGCATCCGCAACCGCATCGAGCCCCCGGCTCCGATCGACAAGGACCTCTACGAGCTCCCGGCGGAGGAAGCCAAGGACATCCCCAAGGCTCCGGGCACCCTGGAGGAAGCACTGGAGGCCCTGCGCGAGGACAACGAGTTCCTGCAGGCCGGTGGCGTCTTCACCCAGGACCTGATCGACACCTGGATCGAGTACAAGTACGAAAACGAGATCCGCCCGCTGTCCCTGCGCCCGAACCCCTACGAGTTCGAGCTCTACTACGGCGTCTAG
- the panB gene encoding 3-methyl-2-oxobutanoate hydroxymethyltransferase has translation MATSNSSDSSASAEVPAPYGNGPGTPAAAERKPAKVRIHHLQQAKRDGTRFAMLTAYEQYTAEIFDAAGIEVLLVGDSASNNVFGNETSLPVTVDELLPLCRAVARSAKRALVVADLPFGSYEVSAEQAVATGVRFLKEGLAHAVKIEGGQYYAPTVRAMVQAGIPVMAHIGFTPQSEHALGGYRVQGRGDDARRLIDDAVALADAGAFSVLMEMVPAETAAAVDAAVSVPTVGIGAGKATTGQVLVWQDMAGLRGGRMAKFVKQYADLRSTLRDAATAYGEDVRSGQFPGPEHSF, from the coding sequence ATGGCCACCAGCAACAGCTCCGACTCCAGCGCGTCCGCAGAAGTACCCGCCCCCTACGGCAACGGCCCCGGCACACCCGCTGCGGCCGAACGGAAGCCGGCGAAGGTCCGGATCCACCACCTGCAGCAGGCCAAGCGCGACGGCACCAGGTTCGCCATGCTCACCGCGTACGAGCAGTACACGGCGGAGATTTTTGACGCCGCCGGCATCGAGGTGCTCCTGGTTGGGGATTCGGCATCCAACAACGTCTTTGGCAATGAGACCAGCCTTCCGGTGACCGTGGACGAACTGCTCCCGCTGTGCCGGGCCGTAGCCAGGTCCGCCAAGCGCGCCCTGGTGGTGGCGGATCTTCCGTTCGGCAGCTACGAGGTCAGCGCGGAGCAGGCCGTCGCCACGGGGGTCCGTTTCCTCAAGGAGGGGCTGGCCCACGCGGTGAAGATCGAGGGCGGGCAGTACTACGCACCGACGGTCCGGGCCATGGTCCAGGCAGGCATTCCGGTCATGGCCCACATCGGCTTCACCCCGCAGAGCGAACACGCCCTGGGCGGGTACCGCGTCCAGGGCCGCGGCGATGACGCCCGGAGATTGATTGACGACGCCGTGGCGCTGGCTGATGCGGGCGCCTTCAGTGTGCTGATGGAAATGGTTCCGGCGGAGACGGCGGCGGCAGTGGATGCGGCCGTCAGCGTTCCCACGGTGGGCATCGGCGCCGGGAAGGCGACCACGGGCCAAGTGCTGGTGTGGCAGGACATGGCCGGCCTGCGGGGTGGCCGGATGGCGAAGTTCGTCAAGCAGTACGCGGACCTGCGCAGCACGTTGCGTGACGCCGCCACCGCCTACGGTGAGGACGTCCGCTCCGGGCAGTTCCCCGGGCCGGAACATTCCTTCTAG
- a CDS encoding SPOR domain-containing protein, whose amino-acid sequence MTEYWFNIKTHEVEEDRLSDWSQLIGPYKTRAEAEHALEKVQARNEAWEKDDDD is encoded by the coding sequence ATGACTGAATACTGGTTCAACATCAAGACCCACGAGGTGGAAGAGGACCGGCTGTCGGACTGGAGCCAGCTCATTGGCCCGTACAAGACACGGGCCGAAGCCGAACATGCCCTGGAGAAGGTCCAGGCGCGCAACGAGGCCTGGGAAAAGGACGACGACGACTGA
- the glnA gene encoding type I glutamate--ammonia ligase, whose translation MDRQQEFVLRTIEERDVRFVRLWFTDVVGSLKSVALAPAEVEGAFEEGLGFDGSSIEGLARVFESDMLAQPDPATFQILPWRGETEQTSRMFCDILTPDGEPSAADPRNVLKRTLAKAADMGFTCYTHPEIEFYLLKSHEPGPDGAPVPVDEGGYFDHVPGGVAQDFRRTAVTMLESVGISVEFSHHEAGPGQNEIDLRYADALQTADNIMTFRTVIKEVALQQGTYATFMPKPFTDHPGSGMHTHFSLFEGDSNAFFEAGAEFQLSRTARQFIAGILKHAPEFTAVTNQFVNSYKRLWGGGEAPSYLSWGHNNRSALVRVPLYKPGKGQSARIEYRGIDSAANPYLAYAVLLGAGLKGIEEGYDLPAAAEDDVWSLSSAERRAMGHDPLPASLHDAIRSMEDSELMPQILGEQVYEHFLRNKRAEWQDYRLQVTPYELQRNLGIL comes from the coding sequence ATGGACCGCCAGCAAGAGTTTGTCCTGCGCACAATCGAAGAGCGTGACGTACGTTTCGTGCGCCTGTGGTTCACCGACGTCGTGGGTTCGCTGAAGTCCGTGGCGCTGGCACCGGCAGAGGTCGAGGGAGCGTTCGAGGAAGGCCTCGGCTTTGATGGTTCCTCCATCGAAGGCCTGGCCCGGGTCTTTGAATCGGACATGCTGGCCCAGCCCGATCCTGCCACCTTCCAGATCCTGCCGTGGCGGGGCGAAACCGAACAGACCTCGCGGATGTTCTGCGACATCCTTACCCCCGACGGTGAGCCCTCTGCCGCTGACCCGCGGAACGTGCTCAAGCGGACCCTCGCCAAGGCCGCGGACATGGGCTTCACCTGCTACACGCACCCGGAGATCGAGTTCTACCTGCTCAAGTCGCACGAGCCGGGTCCGGACGGCGCGCCGGTGCCGGTTGACGAAGGCGGCTACTTCGACCATGTTCCCGGCGGCGTGGCGCAGGACTTCCGCCGCACGGCCGTGACCATGCTGGAATCCGTGGGCATTTCCGTGGAGTTCAGCCACCACGAGGCCGGTCCCGGCCAGAACGAGATCGACCTCCGCTACGCTGACGCGCTGCAGACAGCCGACAACATCATGACGTTCCGGACCGTCATCAAGGAGGTGGCGCTGCAGCAGGGCACGTACGCCACGTTCATGCCCAAGCCGTTCACCGACCACCCCGGGTCCGGCATGCACACGCACTTCTCACTGTTCGAGGGCGACAGCAACGCGTTCTTCGAGGCAGGCGCAGAGTTCCAGCTGTCCAGGACGGCCAGGCAGTTCATTGCCGGCATCCTCAAGCACGCCCCTGAATTCACGGCAGTCACCAACCAGTTCGTCAACTCCTACAAGCGCCTGTGGGGCGGCGGCGAGGCACCCAGCTACCTGAGCTGGGGGCACAACAACCGCTCCGCCCTGGTCCGGGTGCCGCTGTACAAGCCGGGCAAGGGCCAGTCCGCCCGCATCGAATACCGCGGCATCGACTCCGCGGCCAATCCCTACCTGGCCTACGCCGTCCTGCTCGGTGCCGGTTTGAAGGGCATCGAGGAAGGATACGACCTGCCGGCGGCCGCCGAGGACGACGTCTGGTCGCTGAGCTCGGCCGAACGGCGCGCCATGGGCCACGATCCGCTCCCGGCAAGCCTGCACGACGCCATCCGCTCCATGGAGGACTCTGAGCTGATGCCCCAGATCCTGGGCGAACAGGTCTACGAGCACTTCCTGCGCAACAAGCGTGCCGAATGGCAGGACTACCGGCTGCAGGTGACGCCCTACGAGCTGCAGCGCAACCTCGGCATTCTCTAG
- a CDS encoding bifunctional [glutamine synthetase] adenylyltransferase/[glutamine synthetase]-adenylyl-L-tyrosine phosphorylase, producing MSLARRLIAAGFSDLEKGERFLAARELEGLDQDRLFAGLQLAASPDTALQSLVRLIEKYPQLRELAGADPEASEPMYRVLGASEALGEFLIRHPGHLEAFRVRPSPEPLPADPGRLRATLLQSVGADPRAARPVAAATGVEAYAALRTAYRRGLVDLAVKDLCAADPLDFLPSVGGELADLAAAAIEAALAVSRAEAAEQHSAADVADVGLAVIGMGKCGARELNYISDVDVIYVVDAGSLEDAQANTIGTALASGISRAISSVAREPGLWEVDANLRPEGKSGPLVRTLASHETYYARWAESWEFQALLKARAIAGDAALGRAYEEAVAPLIWSSAGREGFVESVQAMRRRVTEHIPAAEEQRQIKLGRGGLRDVEFTVQLLQLVHGKADESLRRRDTTSAIAALSAGGYIGRSDAAAFDNAYRYLRLLEHRIQLFQLRRTHLMPVAEPALRSLAKAVLGPFSNERPSPDSLLSAWHRTKRSVRELHERIFYRPLLNTAAKLSSEDAKLTPEAAQGRLAALGYRDPQGAMRHIEALTAGVSRRAALQRQLLPILLDWLAEGVDPDAGLLAFRRVSEALGTTHWYLGLLRDSNAAAERLCHMLSNSRLISDLLEVSPESVAWLGQDKDLAPVDFEAQWQEITAKMSRHADPESAMRLIRLIRRREILRIAIADSAGLLDQDQVGRALADTDRAAVLGALRVAEGVVSAGGPLKTTVLVVAMGRQGGREIGYGSDADVMYVHRALPGFSEAEAQEQASRMVAKVSSLLTQPLKPAIMAERVLQMDADLRPEGKNGAMVRSLDSFAEYYRRWSLIWEAQALLRARPMAGDDTLAADFLTLIDPIRYPESVPEQDVREIRRIKARVESERLPRGADPARHLKLGRGGLSDVEWLVQLLQLQHAGKHPELRTTSTLEALAAASELGLLDQADAGLLAEAWRLASRIRSANVIWNGKASDLLPSSRRDLEAVARWCGYEPGHAAALEEDYLRVSRRARAVFERVFYGH from the coding sequence GTGAGCCTGGCACGCCGCCTCATCGCGGCCGGATTCAGCGACCTTGAGAAGGGCGAACGGTTCCTGGCCGCGCGCGAGCTCGAGGGGCTGGACCAGGACAGGCTCTTTGCCGGGCTGCAGCTGGCAGCCAGCCCGGACACCGCACTCCAGTCACTGGTCCGGCTGATTGAAAAGTACCCGCAGTTGCGGGAGCTGGCAGGCGCGGACCCGGAGGCCAGTGAGCCGATGTACCGGGTCCTGGGCGCCTCGGAGGCGCTGGGGGAGTTCCTTATCCGTCACCCCGGGCACCTGGAGGCCTTCCGGGTGCGGCCCAGTCCCGAGCCCCTGCCTGCGGACCCCGGCCGATTGCGTGCCACGCTCCTGCAGTCCGTCGGCGCCGACCCCCGTGCCGCACGTCCCGTTGCCGCCGCCACGGGTGTGGAGGCCTATGCCGCACTGCGGACCGCCTACCGTCGCGGACTGGTGGACCTCGCCGTCAAGGACCTCTGTGCCGCGGATCCGCTGGACTTCCTGCCATCGGTGGGCGGCGAACTGGCAGACTTGGCCGCCGCTGCCATCGAGGCTGCCCTCGCCGTCTCCCGTGCCGAGGCGGCGGAGCAGCACAGCGCTGCCGACGTGGCCGACGTCGGCCTGGCAGTGATCGGCATGGGCAAATGCGGAGCCCGGGAACTGAACTACATCTCCGACGTCGACGTCATCTACGTGGTGGACGCCGGCAGCCTGGAGGACGCGCAGGCCAACACCATCGGCACGGCCCTGGCGAGTGGCATTTCGCGTGCCATCTCGTCGGTGGCCAGGGAACCGGGCCTGTGGGAGGTGGACGCCAACCTGCGGCCGGAGGGCAAGTCGGGGCCGCTGGTGCGCACCCTCGCTTCCCATGAGACGTACTACGCCAGGTGGGCTGAAAGCTGGGAATTCCAGGCGCTCCTCAAGGCCCGGGCCATCGCCGGCGATGCCGCGCTGGGCCGCGCTTACGAGGAAGCCGTGGCACCGCTGATCTGGAGCTCGGCCGGACGCGAAGGCTTTGTTGAGTCCGTGCAGGCCATGCGCCGCCGGGTAACCGAACATATCCCTGCCGCCGAGGAGCAGCGCCAGATCAAGCTGGGGCGCGGCGGACTGCGCGACGTAGAATTCACCGTGCAGCTGCTCCAGCTGGTGCATGGCAAGGCGGATGAGTCATTACGACGGCGGGACACCACGTCGGCGATCGCCGCGCTGTCAGCAGGGGGTTACATTGGCCGTTCGGACGCCGCCGCGTTCGATAACGCCTACCGGTACCTGCGGCTCCTGGAACACCGGATCCAGCTGTTCCAGCTGCGCCGCACCCACCTGATGCCGGTGGCGGAGCCGGCGCTGCGCTCACTGGCCAAAGCCGTGCTGGGACCGTTCTCCAATGAGCGGCCCAGCCCGGATTCGCTGCTCTCCGCCTGGCACCGGACCAAGCGCTCAGTCCGTGAGCTGCACGAGCGGATCTTCTACCGGCCGCTGCTGAACACGGCGGCCAAGCTCAGCAGCGAGGATGCAAAGCTGACCCCGGAGGCAGCGCAGGGGCGGCTTGCGGCCCTGGGATACCGGGACCCGCAGGGTGCCATGCGCCACATCGAGGCGCTCACTGCCGGGGTGAGCCGCCGCGCCGCCCTGCAAAGGCAGCTCCTGCCCATCCTGTTGGACTGGCTCGCCGAAGGCGTGGACCCGGATGCCGGCCTCCTCGCGTTCCGGCGCGTCAGCGAGGCGCTGGGCACCACGCACTGGTACCTGGGCCTGCTCCGTGACTCCAACGCCGCCGCGGAACGCCTGTGCCACATGCTCTCCAACTCCCGGCTGATCTCCGACCTCCTGGAAGTCTCGCCGGAGTCCGTGGCCTGGCTGGGACAGGACAAGGACCTGGCACCAGTGGACTTCGAAGCCCAGTGGCAGGAAATCACTGCCAAGATGTCCCGGCATGCGGACCCGGAGAGCGCCATGCGCCTGATCCGGCTGATCCGGCGACGGGAAATACTGCGCATCGCCATCGCCGATTCCGCCGGCCTGCTGGACCAGGACCAGGTGGGCAGGGCTCTGGCGGACACGGACCGCGCCGCCGTTTTGGGTGCCCTGCGGGTGGCGGAGGGAGTCGTTTCCGCGGGCGGACCCCTCAAGACCACGGTGCTGGTGGTGGCGATGGGCCGCCAGGGCGGCCGGGAAATCGGCTACGGCTCTGACGCCGACGTCATGTACGTCCACCGCGCACTTCCGGGCTTCTCCGAAGCGGAGGCGCAGGAGCAGGCCTCCCGCATGGTGGCCAAGGTCTCCAGCCTGCTCACCCAGCCGCTGAAACCGGCCATCATGGCCGAACGCGTCCTCCAAATGGACGCCGACCTCCGGCCCGAGGGAAAGAACGGGGCCATGGTGCGCTCCCTGGATTCCTTCGCCGAGTATTACCGCCGGTGGTCTCTGATCTGGGAAGCGCAGGCCCTGCTGCGGGCCCGGCCCATGGCAGGCGACGACACCCTGGCCGCCGACTTCCTGACGCTCATCGACCCCATCCGGTACCCGGAGTCCGTCCCGGAACAGGACGTGCGCGAGATCAGGCGGATCAAGGCGCGGGTGGAATCCGAGCGGCTGCCCCGCGGCGCCGACCCCGCACGCCACCTCAAACTGGGCCGCGGAGGGCTCAGCGACGTCGAGTGGCTGGTGCAGCTGCTGCAGCTCCAGCACGCCGGGAAACATCCGGAGCTCCGGACCACCTCCACGCTGGAGGCCCTGGCGGCCGCTTCGGAGCTGGGTCTGCTGGATCAGGCGGACGCCGGACTCCTTGCCGAGGCCTGGCGGCTGGCCAGCCGGATCCGGTCCGCCAATGTCATCTGGAACGGCAAAGCCTCGGACCTGCTGCCCTCCTCGCGCCGGGACCTCGAGGCTGTGGCGCGCTGGTGCGGCTACGAGCCGGGGCACGCCGCCGCGCTGGAGGAGGACTACCTGAGGGTGAGCCGCCGGGCCAGGGCGGTCTTTGAGCGTGTCTTCTATGGCCACTAG